One Lycium barbarum isolate Lr01 chromosome 5, ASM1917538v2, whole genome shotgun sequence genomic window carries:
- the LOC132642291 gene encoding uncharacterized protein LOC132642291 — translation MAYRNNRHFSCNLLEFTDQEVCESDQFHMYVYKIKKCPILRSHEWASCPFSHRGERARRRDLRKYSYLPIPCPGYKFASCIKGDYCELSHGIFECWLHPAKYRTQLCNAGRSCDRRVCFFAHTLNELRPETKYNWCYVYQYPLDIQPYPDILIENGPNGNWMVIPCNPQPPPPPPQDQYYGITASRLGNSLTSQQTPQKNTSNLELFVPAPPFQSQPRIDQTFQNESDFSFFSTSLAKLADELKNLEIGRSSQVNKMHDEKGKRPMEFES, via the coding sequence ATGGCTTATAGAAATAATCGCCATTTTAGCTGCAATTTGCTTGAATTCACCGATCAAGAAGTATGCGAATCAGATCAATTTCATATGTACGTGTACAAAATTAAAAAATGCCCAATACTTCGCAGTCATGAGTGGGCCTCTTGCCCCTTTTCTCATCGAGGGGAAAGAGCACGTCGACGTGACCTTAGAAAATACAGTTACCTGCCAATCCCATGTCCTGGTTACAAATTCGCATCATGTATAAAAGGAGATTATTGTGAATTGTCCCATGGAATTTTTGAGTGCTGGCTACACCCTGCGAAGTACAGGACTCAGTTGTGCAATGCTGGCAGGTCGTGCGACAGACGAGTCTGTTTCTTCGCGCACACATTGAATGAGCTTCGTCCTGAGACGAAGTACAATTGGTGTTATGTGTACCAGTACCCTTTAGACATCCAACCATATCCGGACATTTTAATTGAAAATGGACCAAATGGCAATTGGATGGTTATTCCTTGCAATCCTCAGCCGCCGCCACCACCACCTCAAGATCAGTACTACGGTATTACTGCTTCTCGACTTGGAAATTCTTTAACTTCTCAGCAAACTCCTCAGAAAAATACATCAAATCTTGAGTTGTTTGTTCCCGCTCCTCCTTTTCAATCTCAACCAAGAATCGATCAAACGTTTCAAAATGAGAGTGATTTTTCGTTTTTTTCAACTAGCCTCGCAAAGTTAGCTGATGAGCTGAAGAATCTTGAGATTGGGCGTAGTTCTCAAGTGAATAAAATGCATGATGAAAAGGGGAAAAGACCTATGGAATTTGAGTCATAA